The Argopecten irradians isolate NY chromosome 16, Ai_NY, whole genome shotgun sequence genome window below encodes:
- the LOC138310598 gene encoding uncharacterized protein isoform X2, whose product MANYDYLFKYLLIGDSGVGKSSLLLRFADNIFSDAFIATVGVNFKIRTVNIDDKTASLQIESFQHIETWIDEIKKYGGGDSPMILVGNKSDMSTYRVVTYTMGKKYAEALGILFMETSAKSSVNVETLFMSLTSEVKSEVVQGKLDITSGGSVIVRNTSSVNKKRSWICC is encoded by the exons ATGGCAAATTA CGATTACTTATTCAAGTACCTGCTGATAGGGGACTCGGGTGTCGGGAAATCATCCTTGCTACTCAGATTTGCG GATAACATATTTTCAGACGCGTTTATCGCCACTGTTGGCGTAAATTtt AAAATCCGAACAGTCAACATCGATGACAAAACTGCAAGTCTACAAATa GAGTCGTTCCAACACATAGAGACATGGATTGACGAGATAAAGAAATACGGAGGTGGTGACAGTCCCATGATATTGGTGGGGAACAAATCGGACATGTCCACCTATCGGGTGGTTACATATACCATGGGGAAG aaaTATGCTGAAGCATTAGGCATTTTGTTCATGGAGACTAGTGCCAAAAGTTCCGTCAACGTGGAAACGTTATTTATGTCCTTGACATCTGAAGTGAAAAGCGAAGTCGTCCAGGGTAAATTAGATATTACCAGTGGCGGTTCTGTGATTGTTCGAAACACTTCTTCAGTTAACAAGAAGAGGTCATGGATATGTTGCTGA
- the LOC138310598 gene encoding uncharacterized protein isoform X1 gives MANYDYLFKYLLIGDSGVGKSSLLLRFADNIFSDAFIATVGVNFKIRTVNIDDKTASLQIWDTAGKDRFKTMTSSFYRGAHGIMLVYDVTDMESFQHIETWIDEIKKYGGGDSPMILVGNKSDMSTYRVVTYTMGKKYAEALGILFMETSAKSSVNVETLFMSLTSEVKSEVVQGKLDITSGGSVIVRNTSSVNKKRSWICC, from the exons ATGGCAAATTA CGATTACTTATTCAAGTACCTGCTGATAGGGGACTCGGGTGTCGGGAAATCATCCTTGCTACTCAGATTTGCG GATAACATATTTTCAGACGCGTTTATCGCCACTGTTGGCGTAAATTtt AAAATCCGAACAGTCAACATCGATGACAAAACTGCAAGTCTACAAATa TGGGATACTGCGGGTAAGGATCGATTCAAAACCATGACGTCATCGTTCTACCGAGGAGCTCATGGCATAATGCTGGTCTATGACGTCACTGATATG GAGTCGTTCCAACACATAGAGACATGGATTGACGAGATAAAGAAATACGGAGGTGGTGACAGTCCCATGATATTGGTGGGGAACAAATCGGACATGTCCACCTATCGGGTGGTTACATATACCATGGGGAAG aaaTATGCTGAAGCATTAGGCATTTTGTTCATGGAGACTAGTGCCAAAAGTTCCGTCAACGTGGAAACGTTATTTATGTCCTTGACATCTGAAGTGAAAAGCGAAGTCGTCCAGGGTAAATTAGATATTACCAGTGGCGGTTCTGTGATTGTTCGAAACACTTCTTCAGTTAACAAGAAGAGGTCATGGATATGTTGCTGA